The genomic DNA CATCTTGCGGGCAATCTCCTTAGCCCCTTCAAGACTGTGGCTTGCTGCCCATCCGCACTGTACTTCGTTGCATGCAGGTACTTCTGTCGCTTTAAGTACATCGTTTAATGTTTTTTCCATAACATCTTCAATTCCAGCTTTATCGTCATCATTTAATACGGACAGATAAAAACCGGTCTGACATCCCATCGGGCTTAAATCGACAACACGGTCGTGGTGGTTGCGGATGTTTTCCGCCATTAAGTGTTCGATTGAGTGAAGTGCAGGCATATCCATATGCTCTTTGTTCGGCTGGCAGAATCGGATATCAAATTTATAAATCTTGTCACCGTGCTCGCCTTCGTTTGTCCCTGCAAGTCTGATATAAGGTGCAGCAACTTTTGTGTGATCCAGGTTAAAACTTTCAACGTTCATCTCTTTCATATACGATACACTCCCTAATTGTTTATTCTTATTAATCTTATTACAGTTTGAAGTTGAATGGCAACTGTAGAGGGCTGGAGAGTGCAGCATATAAAAAAGCGCGCACCGGACATTCCGGTGCGTGTCTCCTTATATATTCCGCGGATCAATAATCGATTTAAAGTTAAATACCGCGTTCATCACGATTGCAGTCAGACTTCCCATCACAATACCGCTTGAAGTTATCACCGACATATTTTCAGGGAGTGCACTGAAGAGATCCGGTACGACTGTAACACCAAGCCCCATCGCTACTGAGATTGCCACAACAAC from Jeotgalicoccus saudimassiliensis includes the following:
- a CDS encoding S-ribosylhomocysteine lyase, encoding MKEMNVESFNLDHTKVAAPYIRLAGTNEGEHGDKIYKFDIRFCQPNKEHMDMPALHSIEHLMAENIRNHHDRVVDLSPMGCQTGFYLSVLNDDDKAGIEDVMEKTLNDVLKATEVPACNEVQCGWAASHSLEGAKEIARKMLEGRSSWSTVFAE